Within the Agromyces atrinae genome, the region AGCGACGATGTCGGTGCGCTTGCCCTCGACGGTCGAGTGACCGTACAGGTAGCCGTCGGCGCCGAGCTCTTCGACCAGGTCGACGTCGACCTCGAGGCCCTGGCCCGGGGTCTGCGAGACGGTGATGTCTTCGGGGCGAACACCGATCGTGGCGACCTTGCTCGAGGTCTGAGCGAGGATCTCGCGCTCGACCGGGACGAGCGAGGTGCCGAAGAGGATGCCACCGTCGACGATGTCGGCGTGGAAGAGGTTCATCGCGGGCGAGCCGATGAAGCCGGCCACGAAGACGTTCTCGGGCTTCTCGTAGAGGTCACGCGGGGTGCCGACCTGCTGGAGGAGGCCGTCCTTGAGGACCGCGATGCGGTCACCCATGGTGAGGGCCTCGGTCTGGTCGTGCGTGACGTAGACCGTGGTGACGCCGAGACGACGCTGGAGCGACGCGATCTGCGTACGGGTCTGGACGCGGAGCTTGGCGTCGAGGTTCGACAGCGGCTCGTCCATGAGGAAGACCTGGGGCTGACGCACGATGGCGCGACCCATGGCGACACGCTGACGCTGACCACCCGAGAGGGCCTTCGGCTTGCGGCTCAGGTAGGGCTCGAGGTCGAGGAGCTTGGCGGCCTCGAGAACGCGAGCGGCGCGCTCGTCCTTGTTGACGCCGGCGATCTTGAGCGCGAAGCCCATGTTCTCGGCGACGGTCATGTGCGGGTACAGCGCGTAGTTCTGGAAGACCATCGCGATGTCGCGGTCCTTCGGCGGAACGTCGGTGACGTTGCGGTCGCCGATGAGGATGTTGCCCTCGTTGACCTCTTCGAGGCCGGCGAGCATACGCAGCGACGTGGACTTACCGCAGCCGGAGGGGCCGACGAGAACCAGGAATTCGCCATCGGCGACCTGGAGGTCGAGCTTGTCGACCGCGGGACGGGTGCCACCCGGGTAGAGACGGGTTGCCTTATCGAACGTGACAGAAGCCATCGTTGTTCTTTCTCCTTCACCGGCAGGTACGTGCCGGACGATCCGTAGTGAATGGAAACACGGCGCCCGCCATTGGACGCTGATCCACACAGTATGCCACGCGTGGGCGACCACGCGGAATCGGCGGGAGGCTGCCGCCGCATATGGCCGATTCTCAGACCTCGCGTCTACTATCGGAAGGTCGTGCCGATGACTCGGCGCCTACCAGCCACACGGAGCGAATTCATGACCAGCGGTTCCCCTCTCGAGCCTCGTGCCTCCAAGAACGAACGTCGCGAAGCTGCGCGCGAGAAGGCCAAGGAGCTGCGCGTCGCACAGAAGCGACGCGAGCGACGCAACAGCTGGCTGCTGAAGGGCGGCGTCGCCGTCGCGATCGTCGCCGTCGTCGCCGTCGTGTCGGTGTTCGTGATCCAGATGAACCGTCCCGCTGGGCCCGGCCCGCGCAACATGGCGAGCGACGGCATTCTCATCGGCGAAGGGCTCACGGTCGTGAGCACCCCGGCGCTGGCGCCCGGCGAGGCCCCGACCCCCACCGTGCCCGACAACTCGGGTTCGGTCGCGAACATCGTCATGTACATCGACTACCTCTGCCCGTTCTGCGGCCAGTTCGAGCAGACGAACGGCGAGACCATCCGCGACCTCGTCGAATCGGGCGCGGCGACCGTCGAGATCCACCCGATCGCCCTGCTCGCGAACCGCTCGGCAGGCACGCAGTACTCGTTGCGGGCCACGAACGCCGCGGCGTGTGTGGCGAACTACTCGCCCGATGCCTTCTTCGACTTCAACGCCGCACTCTTCGTCGACCAGCCGGCCGAGGGTACGCCCGGTCTCACGAACGACGAGCTGAAGGCGCGCGCGGCATCGGCCGGCGCGACCTCGTCGTCGATCGATCAGTGCATCGACGACGTGCAGTTCAAGTCGTGGGCCCAGGTCGCGACGAACCGTGCTCGCAGCGAACCGCTGCCGAACTCCGACATCGAGCAGCTCAAGGGAACGCCGACGATCCTCGTGAACGGCAAGTCGTACAACGGCTCGCTCGACGACCCCCAGGAGTTCTCGTCGTTCGTCCTCCAGGCCGTCGCATCGACGACCGACAAGGACGCCACGCCGACCCCCACGCCCACCCCCACCCCGACCCCGTAATCGGTTCGCCGCCGCCGAACGACGGCGGTTAGGATGAACGCCGGGACTCAGTCCCAGGCCGGCTTGGCGCAATTGGTAGCGCACCGCTCTTGTAAAGCGGGGGTTGCGGGTTCGAGTCCCGCAGCCGGCTCACAATGGAAAACTCCTCTCGGCACGTCCCCCTCTGGATCCCGCTCCTCCTCGCCGGCATCGGCGGCGTTCTCGTGTCGATCCAGTCCCGCATCAACGGCGAGCTCTCGGTCAGGCTCGATGACGGGTTCGCCGCCTCGGCGATCTCGTTCGGAAGCGGCTTCCTGATCCTCTGCGTCGCGATGGCCGTCTCGCCGTACGGTCGCCGCGGCGTCGGACTCGCCGTCGCCGCGGTTCGTTCGGGCGAGCTGCGCTGGTGGATGCTGCTCGGCGGCCTCGCCGGAGCACTGTTCGTCCTCGCTCAGGGGTTGTCGGCGCCCGTGCTCGGCGTCGCTCTCTTCACGGTCGCCATCGTCGCCGGTCAGGCGGGCGGCGGCCTCGTGTTCGACAGGCTCGGGCTCGGCCCCGGCGGACCCCGCCCCGTGACGGTCAATCGAGCAGTCGGCTCGGTGCTCGCGCTCGTCGCGGTCTTCATCGCCGTCGCGCCGCGTCTCGGCGAACCCGCGGCACTCGGCGCCGTCATCATGCCGCTCATCGCGGGGTGCGGCATGGCCTGGCAGCAGGCCGTGAACGGGCGTGTGCGCGTGAGCTCCACGAGCGCACTCGCTGCGACGTTCGGCAACTTCCTCTTCGGCACGATCGCTCTCGTCGTCGCGTTCCTGATCCACTCGCTCGTGACGAGCTGGCCCTCCGCGCTGCCCACCGAGTGGTGGCTCTACGTGGGCGGCGCGATCGGGTGCGTCTTCATCGCGGCATCCGCCGTGCTCGTGCGCTTCACCGGTGTGCTCCTGCTCGGGCTCGCGATGCTCGCCGGTCAGCTCGTGGGCGCCGTCGCCCTCGACCTCGTCGCGCCCCTCGGAGCGTCGGTGAGTCTCGTCGCCGAGATCGCGACGATCTCGGGCGCCGTCGTGGCCTTCATCGCCGTGCTCGTCGCGAGCGCGAGTCGTCGTCGTCCCGCCGGCCGCTGAGCACGCCGAACGGCGGTCAGTCGAGCTCGGTGAGGAGCTTCTCGGCCGGAACCGGTGAGCGTCGGCCGGGCTTCGCGTTCTCGGGCACCCCGCCGACGTAAAGCCAACCGAGCAACCGCTCACGCTTCGTGAGGTCGTGCATCGCGGCGACGCGCTTGGACCGTGTGTTCGAATCGGTGCGCCAGAAGACGCCCCACCCGGCTTCGTCGAGCAGCAGGCTCAGCATGTGGGCGACGCCCGAGGCGACGGCCTCCTGCTCCCACGAGGGCACCTTCGAGCTCTTCTTCGGCGAGTAGACGACGGCGATGATGAGCGGTGCGCGCTCGGCCTTGCGTTCGTACTTGCCGGCATCCTCCGCCGATCGTCCGGCCGCCCGGGCGAGCGCGCGACCGAGGCGCGCGCGAGCCTTGCCGCGCAGCGCGATGAGCCGCCACGGCCGTAGCGACGAATGGTCGGCGACGCGACCGGCCGCGCCGATCAGGTCGATCAGCTCGGCATGGCTCGGAGCGTCGTCGGTGACCTTCGAACGCGAGCGCCGTGCGAGGGCCGCCTCGAAGGCCGAGCCCACGTCAGGCCTCGGGCGTGAAGTCGAGTGCGATGGAGTTCATGCAGTAGCGGTCGCCGGTCGGCGTTCCGAAACCGTCGGGGAAGACGTGGCCGAGGTGGGAGCCGCAGCTCGCGCAACGCACCTCGGTGCGCACCATGCCGAGGGTGTTGTCCTCGATGAGCTCCACGGCGTCGGGGCGGACCGACTCGTAGAAGCTCGGCCATCCGCACCCGGAGTCGAACTTGGTCCCGCTCTTGAACAGTTCTGCGTTGCACGCCGCACAGGCATAGATGCCGGCGCGCTCTTCGTCGAGGAGCTCACCCGTCCACGGGCGCTCGGTGGCGGCCTCGCGGAGAACGGCGAACTGATCGGCGCCGAGCTCGTCGCGCCACTGGTCCTCGGACTTCGACACGTTGTAACCCATGGGCTTTCCCTTCCTGGCACCGGTGCGCCCGACTCGGCGCACCCTCTAACCCAACCATGGTGCACCCTGCGGTGTTCCCAGGATGACACGGCAACCTGTGTCCGCTGTACGGGATCTTGACCTGCCGATCGGCGCACGACCCCCGCTCGGTTTCGCTGCTTAGTATGTGGGGAACAACGACCGGGGAGGTGGGAATGCAGTCATCCGAACCCAGCGGCGACGCTGCACGCTCGCCGCTCAGTGATCGCGACGAACGCATCCTCGTGTTCGAGCGCTCGTGGTGGCAGCACGCTGGCGCCAAAGAGGAGGCGATCCGCGACGAGTTCGGATTCTCGTCGACCCGGTATTATCAGGTACTCGGCGGTCTCATCGATTCGCCCGGAGCCCTCGCGTTCGACCCGATGCTCGTCAAGAGACTGCAACGAGTTCGTGACGCGCGCGCTGCGGCACGGTCGCTTCGATCGCTGGGTCTCGGTTCCCACCGCGATTGACGCCGACCGGAAAGCTCTCGCACGTCATGGCCCAGAAGTTCCCCTCTGATCGCTTCGATCAGGCCCCCAGCGACATCGAACGCGTCGGTGCGCACCGTGCGCCGCTCCAGCCCGGCCGCCGCTGGGTGACCTTCGGCTGGGCTGCACTCGCGACCGTCGTCCTCGTCGTCGCGGGCATCGTCACGATCTCGCTCTACAACAACGAGCTCCTCCGCATCCTCCCGGGTTCCTCGGCCGAGGAGACGCCCTCCGACGAGCCCGTGCAGACCGCCGAGCCGACCCTCGACCCGGCCACACCGGTGATGGTGCTGAACGGCACCTCGACGTCGGGTCTCGCCGCGACGGCGGCCGAGGCGCTCACCGCAGCGGGTCTCACGATCGATGTGACGGCGAACGCCGACGAAGACACCGTGCAGTCGACGGTCGTCGTCTACGCGACACCCGAGCTCGAAGGCGCGGCGCGAGGCATCGCGCAGTCCCTCGGAACGACGGAGGTTCGTGAGGGGACCGAGTTCGCCGAGGCCGGCGCCTCCCTCGTCGTCGTGCTGGGCGCCGATTACGCCGCCCTCGTCGCGGGCTGACGGGCGGCGCGTGTCGGAGGGCGACCAGCGCGGACGTGGACACTACGCTGTCGCTGTGATCGGCTCAACACCGTCGAAGCGCGCGCCCCGGCGTCGCGCCGGCGCCCTCCTCGCTCTCGTCGCCGCAGTCTCCGTCGCCGTCTCGGGCTGCGCGGGGGCCTCGCTCCTGCCGGATCCGACCCCGACGGTCGACCCCCGTCCCGTTCCGGGCGAGCAGGGCAACGCCGTGGGACTCGCGGCCGCTCCGCTTCGCGGCACGCTCGTCGAACCGGGGTCGCTCACGCGCCCGAGTCTCGCCGCGAAGATCGACAACCACGTCGAGGCGCGTCCGCACATCGCGCTCAACGCGACCGACATCGTGTTCGAAGAGCTCGTCGAGGGCGGCATCACGCGCTACGTCGCCGTGTGGCACAGCCAGCTGCCCGACGAGATCGGCCCCGTGCGATCGATCCGCCCGATGGACCCCGACATCGTGTCGCCGTTCGGCGGCATCATCGCCTACTCGGGCGGGCAGGACGTCTTCGTCGGCATGATGATGGCCGCGCCCGTCGTGAACATCGTCTTCGACT harbors:
- a CDS encoding nitroreductase family protein; this translates as MGSAFEAALARRSRSKVTDDAPSHAELIDLIGAAGRVADHSSLRPWRLIALRGKARARLGRALARAAGRSAEDAGKYERKAERAPLIIAVVYSPKKSSKVPSWEQEAVASGVAHMLSLLLDEAGWGVFWRTDSNTRSKRVAAMHDLTKRERLLGWLYVGGVPENAKPGRRSPVPAEKLLTELD
- a CDS encoding DUF3263 domain-containing protein, yielding MQSSEPSGDAARSPLSDRDERILVFERSWWQHAGAKEEAIRDEFGFSSTRYYQVLGGLIDSPGALAFDPMLVKRLQRVRDARAAARSLRSLGLGSHRD
- the msrB gene encoding peptide-methionine (R)-S-oxide reductase MsrB, translated to MGYNVSKSEDQWRDELGADQFAVLREAATERPWTGELLDEERAGIYACAACNAELFKSGTKFDSGCGWPSFYESVRPDAVELIEDNTLGMVRTEVRCASCGSHLGHVFPDGFGTPTGDRYCMNSIALDFTPEA
- a CDS encoding DMT family transporter, with the translated sequence MENSSRHVPLWIPLLLAGIGGVLVSIQSRINGELSVRLDDGFAASAISFGSGFLILCVAMAVSPYGRRGVGLAVAAVRSGELRWWMLLGGLAGALFVLAQGLSAPVLGVALFTVAIVAGQAGGGLVFDRLGLGPGGPRPVTVNRAVGSVLALVAVFIAVAPRLGEPAALGAVIMPLIAGCGMAWQQAVNGRVRVSSTSALAATFGNFLFGTIALVVAFLIHSLVTSWPSALPTEWWLYVGGAIGCVFIAASAVLVRFTGVLLLGLAMLAGQLVGAVALDLVAPLGASVSLVAEIATISGAVVAFIAVLVASASRRRPAGR
- a CDS encoding DsbA family protein; its protein translation is MTSGSPLEPRASKNERREAAREKAKELRVAQKRRERRNSWLLKGGVAVAIVAVVAVVSVFVIQMNRPAGPGPRNMASDGILIGEGLTVVSTPALAPGEAPTPTVPDNSGSVANIVMYIDYLCPFCGQFEQTNGETIRDLVESGAATVEIHPIALLANRSAGTQYSLRATNAAACVANYSPDAFFDFNAALFVDQPAEGTPGLTNDELKARAASAGATSSSIDQCIDDVQFKSWAQVATNRARSEPLPNSDIEQLKGTPTILVNGKSYNGSLDDPQEFSSFVLQAVASTTDKDATPTPTPTPTPTP
- a CDS encoding ABC transporter ATP-binding protein: MASVTFDKATRLYPGGTRPAVDKLDLQVADGEFLVLVGPSGCGKSTSLRMLAGLEEVNEGNILIGDRNVTDVPPKDRDIAMVFQNYALYPHMTVAENMGFALKIAGVNKDERAARVLEAAKLLDLEPYLSRKPKALSGGQRQRVAMGRAIVRQPQVFLMDEPLSNLDAKLRVQTRTQIASLQRRLGVTTVYVTHDQTEALTMGDRIAVLKDGLLQQVGTPRDLYEKPENVFVAGFIGSPAMNLFHADIVDGGILFGTSLVPVEREILAQTSSKVATIGVRPEDITVSQTPGQGLEVDVDLVEELGADGYLYGHSTVEGKRTDIVARVDGRLHPNAGEKVYLTATPHHVHLFDIESGARLGNKAVVS
- a CDS encoding LytR C-terminal domain-containing protein translates to MTPTGKLSHVMAQKFPSDRFDQAPSDIERVGAHRAPLQPGRRWVTFGWAALATVVLVVAGIVTISLYNNELLRILPGSSAEETPSDEPVQTAEPTLDPATPVMVLNGTSTSGLAATAAEALTAAGLTIDVTANADEDTVQSTVVVYATPELEGAARGIAQSLGTTEVREGTEFAEAGASLVVVLGADYAALVAG